tatgtcacgagtctcaataagaggatgaaggagattcttctaaatatgtgcacagttgctttgttattatcgttatttttatttattttgtttgtttttttttttacacaaataaaaaccattgaaaacaaatcacagttgttcttttgcacatttctcaaaccacactgtcattaaaaataaataatttttgtgttctctttgggtcaaatgacacctctctgggttttataggtaaaaagttcatttgacacctctgtgggacttctagtgttaaacacttgctgtacattcagctgacataaaaatattgttttcaaatatgtagaataattgtgaattcatcagtagcagtagtagttttaatattttggttaattttttccaggcaccttttttgtccgtcaaatgtatttaaaataaactaaaattaaagagagaatgttatttaactgttgaaccttgccataattttatttatttatatatttttttaaattgaaaaaatggtctcggtcttggtcttgactcggtctcggctcccgaaagtcttggtcttgtcttggtctcggtgcattctggtctcgggcaagtcttggtctcggatagtgcggtcttgaacacaacacgaGGAAAATGTTATCTTTGGTTTTCATATTTGGTCTGAAAAAGCAGATAATgttaacatttaattaaatatagTTGCAGGAATGATATCCACCTGAAggttccattttatttttaagcatCATAATATAGCAGAAAACAGAAGAGGCCCAACAAATGAGAAGACTTACATGTTCTGGTGCTGGACAACCAGTGATGTACATTAAAATATAGTTCTATCCAACATTAGTCTTATTCAGTGTAGAAATAAGAGCTTAAAACAAATCACCAatgttttacaactttttttacTGACCTATAAATCATAACTTGTAAGGTTGAACATATGATTTTATTGAGCAGAAAAATACATCTGTCAATAGTCTTAGCACACATTCAGGAGATCCCTGTTATTTCAATTCATGACACAAGACCATAAAATAAGATCCAACTTTGTGTAATCCTTGCAATTTGCCATAACATATCTTTGCTGATAACAAAGTATTATTGACTGAGGGGTGAATTGCTGCACAGGGTGTTTGTGACAGTGTCTATAATAATTTAGCATGGCGGGAGTTTGGCTGCAGCATTTTAAGTGTAACAATAAGCTTGACAGATTTTCTAAACCACGGGTAAAACATGGCATAAATGATGGGATTCAAACATGAGTTCAAGTACAGCAGCCAGAGGACAAAAACAGAGGATGAGGTGCTCTCCTCTACGTCCTCACCTGAAAGAGATGGGGCATATAATGGACATATACATATTATaaacacaactacaacaacacCCAGAATTTTGGCTGCTTTCATCTCTGACTTGTTCACCATCAAAGCCCTGGAGGGTTGATGTGTGGCAGCGGTGATGTGTGAGTGCATGGCCCGagcctgagacacagccaccaCAAACACTCTCATGTACAACACTATGATCACACAGATGGGGCCACTGAAGTTAATGACAAAATCCACAGTCCCTGTGATGTAGCTGAGGACAATGTAACACTCTCCCCGACAGGTTTTGTGCAGTTTGGACTCCCCAAAAAAGTCATTTAGGATTAAAGTGGTGTTATAGAGAACAGAGCACAACCAACAGAGACAGATACACATCTCAGTTCTGCCCAGAGTGACTCTGCTGTGGTAATGCAAGGGTTCACACACAGCCAGATAACGGTCAATGGATATGAGCACCATGTTTCCTATAGATGAGGAGGTGATGACAAAGTCAGTGATTAAATAAAGAACACACACAACGTCACCCAGGAACCAGCAGAACTGAGTGGAAATGATTTCAGTTGGCATCAGCAGAAGGCCTACAAGAAAGTCTGACACAGCCAGGGAGAGTAAGAGGAGGTTGGTGGGGCTGTGGAGCTGCCTGTAGGATTGAAAACATCATCAGATCACCAATGACAACAGAAGAATCACTGATCCTTCCTTTATCACACAACATAATTACAGACATTAATGCAATATAAACAGTACTGAGCTAACGTGAGAATACTTGAAGTGTGAGATGGAGATGATGACCAGCAGGTTGAGAGCAGTGGTGAGCACGGAGACGAGGGAGAGAACAACCTGAAGGAGCACGTCTTTTGTCTGCGGCGTCGCAGGCTTTGTGCAGGAGGTGTTGAGGAGCTGTGGAAAGCAGAGCTGATCCTCCATCCTCGCTGAGAGGTGGGAAGGATCTGCTGAAGTTTCTCAGTGGTCCTGTAATAAATGTCAAGTGTCTTCTGTGGACCTTCCTCTTTCTCACCAAAGTCCCTCCTCTTCCTGTCTGCCTTTAGTTCATCATCTGTACAACACTTCCTTTTCCTTAATCCATGCCTGTTTCCTAATGCCTGGTATCCAAGCTCCAAGGATCAGAGGTCAATGACTGATGCATTACAGGGGACCAATTAACTCGATAGTTTTTGAAAAAGAGAGTGATGTATCAACTATCAACTCAGCTAGGGCTTCATTTCTGAccatcactcacacacacaaaacagaaaacaaaacattggcCCTCTGTAAAATGTATAACCTGTTTGTGTGATGTGGATGAcccctgaggggtattccataaaggagggttaacaaactctgactctatccataaactctgggtcaacatacccagcgatgggaaactctgggaatctgattccattacagctggtatgaagtaggtcaatcaaccctgagtatgtaaaccttgggttgctgacgtgcacgcgcgcgataaaaagccatcatcaatggatcagagatttactcaaactgccatggcaaccagccagaagagagagagtgatttattcatcctactgggtgaaataagccagtgtttgagtattatgagcctgttctaaaggtgcgttcagtcttcactgactatagtggcttaaatcacccgtaattagtcacactttttggtcgctttatcactttatctcttcagtgacgtagtgttgtggtggtcaagaccagtgttggtctcgagaccaaattttaaaggtcttggtcttgtctcggactctgaagcattttgactcgggctgcccggactcgggattttccgtcaagaccgttcgagaccagcactaattcctgctatttttaaacttt
This genomic window from Gouania willdenowi chromosome 6, fGouWil2.1, whole genome shotgun sequence contains:
- the LOC114465286 gene encoding trace amine-associated receptor 13c-like codes for the protein MEDQLCFPQLLNTSCTKPATPQTKDVLLQVVLSLVSVLTTALNLLVIISISHFKQLHSPTNLLLLSLAVSDFLVGLLLMPTEIISTQFCWFLGDVVCVLYLITDFVITSSSIGNMVLISIDRYLAVCEPLHYHSRVTLGRTEMCICLCWLCSVLYNTTLILNDFFGESKLHKTCRGECYIVLSYITGTVDFVINFSGPICVIIVLYMRVFVVAVSQARAMHSHITAATHQPSRALMVNKSEMKAAKILGVVVVVFIICICPLYAPSLSGEDVEESTSSSVFVLWLLYLNSCLNPIIYAMFYPWFRKSVKLIVTLKMLQPNSRHAKLL